In one window of Opitutus sp. GAS368 DNA:
- a CDS encoding disulfide bond chaperone, producing MPDQPTQELNGVIVTVDFVRHRNAMLVRADLGLLFTDFYLHVADHKLRYTPEQAALFKTALAAFTLHCASRPLNEHLAWTLNFQEPRLNVFLAGDNEDCTVTGRLFTENVREAAENVFFSDIVPRRGVEPRRSVVNFQGSDVFAAVAGYYARSEQQPVRFFDLGNDSYAMLVAQPDCDLAWFASVDVEGVRNPGAAETVGRIQSRNYGWHCGCTQQKILGAIAPAFRADPDGLFGDGETIRVECPRCAAGHTLTREAMEAYLTQTLKG from the coding sequence ATGCCCGACCAACCGACCCAGGAACTGAACGGAGTGATCGTGACGGTGGATTTTGTCCGCCATCGCAACGCCATGCTCGTGCGCGCCGATCTCGGTTTGCTGTTCACCGACTTCTACCTGCATGTGGCGGACCACAAGCTGCGCTATACGCCGGAACAGGCGGCGCTCTTCAAGACCGCGCTGGCGGCTTTCACGCTGCACTGCGCCTCGCGGCCGCTCAACGAGCACCTCGCCTGGACGCTGAATTTCCAGGAGCCGCGCCTGAACGTCTTCCTTGCGGGCGACAACGAGGACTGCACGGTCACCGGCCGGCTGTTCACCGAGAACGTGCGCGAGGCCGCCGAGAACGTCTTCTTCAGCGACATCGTGCCCCGGCGCGGCGTCGAGCCGCGGCGCAGTGTGGTCAACTTCCAGGGCAGCGACGTGTTCGCGGCCGTGGCGGGTTACTACGCACGCAGCGAGCAGCAGCCCGTCCGCTTCTTCGACTTGGGGAACGACAGCTACGCCATGCTCGTGGCCCAGCCGGATTGCGACCTGGCGTGGTTTGCCTCGGTGGATGTCGAGGGAGTGCGCAATCCCGGCGCGGCCGAGACGGTCGGGCGCATCCAGAGCCGCAACTACGGCTGGCACTGCGGCTGCACCCAGCAGAAGATCCTCGGGGCCATCGCCCCGGCGTTCCGGGCGGATCCGGACGGGCTGTTCGGCGATGGCGAGACCATCCGCGTCGAATGCCCGCGCTGTGCCGCCGGCCATACCCTGACCCGCGAAGCGATGGAAGCCTACCTGACGCAGACGCTCAAGGGATGA
- a CDS encoding hemolysin III family protein — protein sequence MSATPPRAPVEEELSLPLFFFTVVVTLAGLYGLFWLLAPASVWFVQIGTTVWQFAAAFLLMKLFNCFMEFFFHRYVLHKPVVPFLSRFYRQHTLHHNLTRIGRRRTPGGKEVPYVENLYPITEPHQKEASFFPWFTLVVFGCIMTPMLALLQWLVPSLPWFLAGYAAIAVSLVFYEVFHAIEHWSFEQWAGLIEHPRWGRFWRKVYSFHLRHHAVIDCNEAISGFFTVPVADFTFSTWIFPKSLYTDGGEWESSEFTSPRPCRFIRWCDEASNNIVRNRRLAAQGAPLEPVIAPEPVRMHTRLERLAHGLTHGLGLAASAAGLALLVAFAAVKGDAWHLASFSVFGVTLVLLYTAFAIYNRHETAEWKLAVRKYTHAAIFLVIAGTATPFLLVSMRGPWGWSLFGVVWGLCTAGVALQLMFRGRYRVVTAGAYLLVGALAVIAIKPVIALLPAGGLWLVVAGVLCYTAGIAFYLWRLPRFDQLPRQLCFQAGSVCHLLAVLLFVLPAQG from the coding sequence ATGTCCGCTACCCCCCCCCGCGCGCCTGTCGAGGAGGAGCTGTCGCTCCCCTTGTTTTTCTTCACCGTCGTTGTCACTCTCGCCGGGCTCTATGGCCTGTTCTGGCTGCTGGCGCCGGCCTCCGTCTGGTTCGTTCAGATTGGCACCACCGTCTGGCAGTTTGCCGCCGCTTTCCTGCTGATGAAGCTGTTCAATTGCTTCATGGAGTTCTTCTTCCACCGCTACGTGCTGCACAAGCCCGTGGTGCCGTTCCTGAGCCGCTTCTACCGCCAGCACACGCTGCACCACAACCTGACACGCATCGGTCGCCGGCGCACGCCCGGCGGCAAGGAGGTGCCCTACGTCGAAAACCTCTATCCCATCACCGAACCGCACCAGAAGGAGGCCTCGTTCTTCCCTTGGTTCACGCTGGTGGTCTTCGGCTGCATCATGACACCCATGCTGGCGCTGCTCCAGTGGCTGGTCCCGTCGCTCCCGTGGTTCCTTGCCGGCTATGCCGCCATCGCCGTGTCGCTGGTGTTCTACGAAGTCTTCCACGCCATCGAGCACTGGTCGTTCGAACAATGGGCCGGGCTGATCGAGCACCCGCGCTGGGGCCGGTTCTGGCGCAAGGTCTACAGCTTTCACCTCCGCCACCACGCCGTGATCGATTGCAACGAGGCCATCTCCGGCTTCTTCACCGTGCCGGTCGCCGACTTCACCTTCAGCACCTGGATTTTCCCGAAATCCCTCTACACCGACGGCGGCGAGTGGGAGTCCTCCGAGTTCACCAGCCCGCGCCCGTGTCGCTTCATCCGCTGGTGCGACGAGGCGTCGAACAACATCGTGCGCAACCGCCGCCTCGCCGCGCAGGGCGCCCCCCTCGAGCCCGTGATCGCCCCCGAGCCCGTCCGCATGCACACGCGCCTCGAACGCCTCGCCCACGGGCTCACGCACGGCCTCGGCCTCGCCGCCAGCGCGGCGGGTCTCGCCCTGCTCGTGGCTTTTGCCGCCGTCAAGGGCGACGCATGGCACCTGGCGAGCTTCAGCGTCTTCGGCGTCACGCTTGTGCTGCTCTACACGGCCTTTGCCATCTATAACCGCCATGAGACGGCCGAGTGGAAGCTTGCCGTGCGCAAATACACGCACGCCGCCATCTTCCTCGTCATCGCCGGCACGGCCACGCCGTTCCTGCTCGTCTCCATGCGCGGCCCGTGGGGCTGGTCGCTCTTCGGCGTGGTCTGGGGCCTGTGTACCGCCGGCGTCGCCCTGCAGCTGATGTTCCGCGGACGCTACCGCGTCGTCACGGCGGGGGCCTACCTGCTCGTCGGTGCGCTCGCCGTCATCGCCATCAAGCCCGTGATCGCCCTGCTGCCGGCCGGCGGACTGTGGCTGGTGGTGGCCGGCGTACTCTGCTACACCGCCGGCATTGCCTTCTACCTGTGGCGCCTGCCCCGTTTCGACCAGCTGCCGCGCCAGCTCTGCTTCCAGGCCGGCAGCGTGTGCCACCTGCTGGCCGTGCTGCTGTTCGTGCTGCCGGCGCAGGGCTGA
- the msrA gene encoding peptide-methionine (S)-S-oxide reductase MsrA — MTLQAQPKPASSHEFATFGGGCFWCMEAVFQRLPGIIHSTSGYAGGTTANPTYEEVCGHGTGHAEVIRVEFDPAVISYEKVLEVFFEAHDPTTLNRQGADEGDQYRSVILYENEAQQVAAGKAKLAAQANYSDPIVTEIVPLKKFWRAEDYHQDYFNQHPNQGYCTFVIKPKVKKLQDHGVIQKK, encoded by the coding sequence ATGACCCTCCAGGCTCAGCCCAAACCCGCGTCGTCCCACGAGTTCGCCACCTTCGGGGGCGGCTGCTTCTGGTGCATGGAGGCCGTGTTCCAGCGGCTGCCCGGCATCATCCACAGCACGAGCGGCTATGCGGGGGGCACGACCGCCAACCCGACCTACGAGGAGGTTTGCGGCCACGGCACGGGCCACGCGGAGGTCATCCGGGTGGAGTTCGACCCGGCGGTCATCAGTTACGAGAAGGTGCTCGAGGTCTTCTTCGAGGCGCACGACCCGACCACGCTCAACCGCCAGGGCGCCGACGAGGGCGACCAGTATCGGTCGGTCATCCTCTACGAGAACGAAGCGCAGCAGGTCGCCGCCGGCAAGGCCAAGCTTGCCGCCCAGGCGAACTACAGCGACCCGATCGTCACGGAGATCGTGCCCCTGAAGAAATTCTGGCGCGCCGAGGACTACCACCAGGACTACTTCAACCAGCACCCGAACCAGGGCTACTGCACGTTCGTCATCAAGCCGAAGGTCAAGAAGCTCCAGGATCACGGCGTGATCCAGAAGAAGTGA
- a CDS encoding S4 domain-containing protein, with protein MDDPRLDKWLWSVRVFKTRAEATAACRAGKVLIGELEAKPGRDIHAGETVTVRVGAITRTLKVVAHPRSRVGAKQLPEFITDLTPATEYERARQAGIEHMLARERGKGRPTKKDRREMGRLFNW; from the coding sequence ATGGATGACCCGCGCCTCGACAAATGGCTCTGGAGCGTGCGCGTCTTCAAGACCCGCGCCGAGGCCACGGCCGCCTGCCGTGCCGGCAAGGTCCTGATCGGCGAACTCGAGGCCAAGCCCGGCCGCGACATCCATGCCGGCGAAACGGTCACCGTCCGCGTCGGCGCCATCACCCGCACCTTGAAGGTTGTCGCCCACCCGCGCTCGCGCGTCGGGGCGAAGCAATTGCCGGAATTCATAACCGACCTGACGCCGGCCACCGAATACGAGCGTGCGCGGCAGGCCGGCATCGAGCACATGCTGGCCCGCGAACGCGGCAAGGGCCGTCCGACCAAGAAGGACCGCCGCGAGATGGGCCGGCTGTTTAATTGGTAG
- the ettA gene encoding energy-dependent translational throttle protein EttA: MAQPEAPKIIFSMLGVSKKIERKEILRDISLSFYYGAKIGVLGLNGSGKSSLMRILAGIDTEIDGRVHFEPGYTVGFLPQEPALTPGATVRVCVEEGVKHLTDLTAAYDASWDELTEAADDKAKDAISDRQAKLQEKIDHLGAWDVAPMVEQAMDALRCPPGEAIVDNLSGGERRRVALARLLLQKPSILLLDEPTNHLDADSVNWLEQHLSRYEGTVIAVTHDRYFLDNVAGWILELDHGHGLPFKGNYSSWLEQKQAMATVAERTESKRQKAMARELEWIRQSAKARVAKSQARISAYEAMLKQDVAEQEKKFEIIIPPGPRLGTLVVQAQQVAKGYGDKLLFENLEFSLPPGGIVGIIGPNGAGKTTLFKLITNLEKPDAGSFKVGESVKSAYVEQSRDSLEGNKTIWQVISDEQEVMVLGTRSVNSRAYCAQFGFTGADQQKKVGVLSGGERNRVLLARVLKSGANLLLLDEPTNDLDVNSIRALEEALESFAGCAVIISHDRWFLDRTATHIMAFEGDSYVHWFAGNYSAYLEDFKKRKGKDADQPHRIKYRKLTR, encoded by the coding sequence ATGGCCCAGCCTGAAGCACCCAAGATCATCTTCTCGATGCTCGGCGTCTCGAAGAAGATCGAGCGCAAGGAAATCCTCCGCGACATCTCCCTGTCGTTCTATTACGGCGCCAAGATCGGCGTGCTCGGTCTCAACGGCTCCGGCAAGTCCTCGCTCATGCGCATCCTCGCGGGGATCGACACCGAGATCGACGGCCGCGTGCACTTCGAGCCGGGCTACACCGTCGGCTTCCTGCCGCAGGAGCCGGCGCTCACGCCCGGCGCCACGGTCCGCGTCTGTGTCGAGGAGGGCGTGAAGCACCTGACCGACCTCACCGCGGCCTATGATGCCTCCTGGGACGAACTCACCGAGGCGGCCGACGACAAGGCGAAGGACGCCATTTCCGACCGGCAGGCCAAACTGCAGGAAAAGATCGACCATCTCGGGGCCTGGGATGTCGCCCCGATGGTCGAGCAGGCGATGGACGCGCTGCGCTGTCCGCCGGGCGAGGCCATCGTCGATAATCTTTCGGGCGGTGAGCGGCGCCGGGTCGCGCTCGCCCGCCTGCTGTTGCAGAAGCCGTCCATTCTGCTCCTCGACGAGCCGACCAACCACCTCGACGCCGACAGCGTCAACTGGCTGGAGCAGCATCTGTCGCGCTACGAGGGCACGGTCATCGCCGTGACCCACGACCGCTACTTCCTCGACAACGTCGCCGGCTGGATCCTCGAGCTCGACCACGGGCACGGCCTGCCGTTCAAGGGCAACTACTCCTCGTGGCTCGAGCAGAAGCAGGCCATGGCCACCGTGGCCGAGCGCACCGAGAGCAAGCGCCAGAAGGCGATGGCGCGCGAACTCGAGTGGATCCGGCAGAGTGCGAAGGCGCGCGTCGCCAAGTCCCAGGCGCGCATCAGCGCCTACGAGGCCATGCTCAAGCAGGACGTTGCCGAGCAGGAGAAAAAATTCGAGATCATCATCCCGCCGGGTCCGCGCCTCGGCACGCTCGTCGTGCAGGCGCAGCAGGTGGCCAAGGGCTATGGGGACAAGCTGCTGTTCGAGAACCTGGAGTTTTCGCTGCCGCCGGGTGGCATCGTGGGGATCATCGGCCCCAACGGCGCGGGCAAGACCACGCTCTTCAAGCTCATCACCAACCTGGAGAAACCCGACGCGGGCAGCTTCAAGGTCGGCGAATCGGTGAAGTCGGCCTACGTCGAGCAGTCGCGCGACTCGCTCGAGGGCAACAAGACCATCTGGCAGGTCATCAGCGACGAGCAGGAAGTCATGGTGCTCGGCACGCGCTCGGTGAACAGCCGGGCCTATTGTGCGCAGTTCGGCTTCACCGGCGCCGACCAGCAGAAGAAGGTCGGCGTGCTCTCCGGCGGCGAACGCAACCGCGTGCTGCTGGCCCGCGTGCTCAAGAGCGGCGCCAACCTGCTCCTGCTCGACGAGCCGACCAACGACCTCGACGTGAACTCGATCCGGGCGCTGGAGGAGGCGCTCGAAAGCTTCGCCGGCTGCGCCGTGATCATTTCCCACGACCGCTGGTTCCTCGACCGCACGGCGACGCACATCATGGCCTTCGAGGGTGACAGCTATGTGCACTGGTTCGCCGGCAACTACTCGGCTTACCTCGAGGATTTCAAGAAGCGGAAGGGGAAGGACGCGGACCAACCGCACCGGATCAAATACCGCAAGCTGACGCGGTAG
- a CDS encoding adenylate/guanylate cyclase domain-containing protein encodes MDTNPSFGQTNPGFGQTNPGVGQPNRRLAAVMFLDMVGYSAMMAGDEERALACVGELEKLLRAEVPKFGGRVVKFLGDGSMAEFPTALSAVRCSQSVLQDVESNNAWVPVEKRYSVRIGLHLGELVDRADDIFSNAVNVAARIQPLADPGGIAMSSFIYSQIENQLDLKGVYLPPQKLKNIPEKMRIFLVEPVGGDVTGRAIRRHKPFATKVALGAGAAVVAAILAYYFLGRHS; translated from the coding sequence ATGGATACCAACCCGAGTTTCGGACAGACCAACCCCGGTTTCGGACAAACCAATCCCGGGGTGGGGCAGCCCAACCGCCGGTTGGCCGCGGTGATGTTCCTCGATATGGTCGGCTACAGCGCGATGATGGCCGGGGACGAGGAGCGCGCGCTGGCCTGCGTGGGCGAACTGGAGAAACTCCTCCGGGCCGAGGTGCCGAAGTTCGGCGGGCGCGTGGTCAAGTTCCTCGGGGACGGCTCGATGGCCGAGTTTCCCACCGCCCTTTCCGCCGTGCGCTGCAGCCAGAGCGTGCTGCAGGATGTCGAGTCCAACAATGCCTGGGTCCCCGTGGAGAAGCGCTATTCCGTCCGCATCGGCCTGCACCTCGGCGAACTCGTGGACCGGGCGGACGATATTTTCAGCAACGCGGTGAACGTCGCCGCGCGCATTCAGCCGCTGGCCGACCCGGGTGGCATCGCCATGTCGAGCTTCATCTACTCCCAGATCGAGAACCAGCTGGACCTGAAGGGCGTCTACCTCCCGCCGCAGAAGCTCAAGAACATCCCCGAAAAAATGCGCATCTTTCTCGTCGAGCCCGTCGGGGGCGATGTGACCGGTCGGGCCATCCGGCGGCACAAGCCTTTTGCCACCAAGGTCGCGCTCGGCGCCGGGGCGGCGGTGGTCGCGGCCATCCTGGCCTACTACTTTCTGGGCCGGCATTCCTGA